Proteins co-encoded in one uncultured Draconibacterium sp. genomic window:
- a CDS encoding DEAD/DEAH box helicase — protein sequence MKFEDYSISNTIKTNLAKSGFRRPTDIQFKAIPPVLRGEDVLAIAQTGTGKTAAFAIPVIHNIQQAKQNQHVQGISCLVMAPTHELAKQISEVFVSISKNTGVKITVIIGGVDQDPQIDRLQSGTDVLVATPGRLFDLVSQGHLKLHGVKTLILDEADHMLDLGFIKDINDLIRFLPQKRQTLFFSATINKKIKKLAYSLVNNPIRIQISPKDPVAKTIEHQVAFIEMDDKRAFLERLVGENPEAKILAFVRTKVRAERVKKAMERVEIESDTIHSDKEQAEREQTMQRFKSGELKLLIATDVSARGIDIPNVDFVVNYDLPEVAENYVHRVGRTGRGNQKGKAVSFCSTEEREILDEIEGFLGKDIHRLEIDKNLYKETLDFTKDTDYNWQKLMRENDRELKEVKKKKKKKK from the coding sequence ATGAAATTCGAGGATTATTCCATATCCAACACCATAAAAACCAACCTGGCAAAAAGCGGATTCCGTCGTCCTACCGACATTCAGTTTAAAGCCATTCCGCCAGTGCTAAGAGGCGAAGATGTTTTGGCCATTGCTCAAACCGGAACCGGAAAAACTGCGGCTTTTGCCATCCCTGTAATTCACAATATTCAGCAGGCCAAACAGAATCAACACGTTCAGGGAATCAGTTGTTTGGTTATGGCACCAACACACGAGCTGGCTAAGCAAATCAGCGAAGTGTTTGTTTCCATTTCGAAAAATACGGGGGTAAAAATAACCGTAATTATTGGTGGTGTTGATCAGGATCCTCAAATCGACCGTTTACAAAGTGGCACCGATGTTTTGGTTGCAACTCCCGGTCGCTTGTTCGACCTGGTTAGCCAGGGGCATTTGAAGCTTCACGGAGTAAAAACACTGATTTTAGACGAGGCCGATCATATGCTCGACCTGGGTTTTATAAAGGATATAAACGACCTGATACGCTTCCTGCCTCAAAAGCGGCAGACCTTGTTCTTTTCGGCAACCATCAATAAAAAGATAAAAAAACTTGCTTATTCGCTGGTAAATAATCCTATACGCATTCAGATTTCGCCCAAAGACCCGGTGGCAAAAACCATCGAGCACCAGGTGGCATTTATCGAAATGGATGACAAAAGAGCTTTCCTGGAACGACTTGTGGGTGAAAATCCGGAGGCAAAGATTCTGGCTTTTGTTCGAACAAAAGTACGTGCCGAACGCGTGAAAAAAGCGATGGAACGTGTTGAAATTGAAAGCGACACCATTCACAGCGATAAAGAGCAGGCGGAACGCGAGCAAACCATGCAACGCTTTAAAAGTGGTGAGCTTAAATTACTTATTGCGACTGATGTTAGTGCCCGGGGAATTGATATTCCGAATGTTGATTTTGTGGTGAATTACGACCTGCCGGAAGTTGCCGAAAACTATGTACACCGCGTAGGACGAACAGGGCGCGGCAACCAAAAAGGAAAAGCCGTTTCGTTTTGCAGTACCGAAGAACGTGAAATTCTTGACGAGATTGAAGGCTTTCTGGGGAAAGACATTCATCGTCTTGAAATCGACAAAAACCTTTACAAAGAAACGCTGGACTTTACAAAAGACACCGATTACAACTGGCAAAAATTAATGCGCGAAAACGATCGCGAATTAAAAGAGGTGAAAAAGAAGAAAAAAAAGAAAAAGTAA
- a CDS encoding threonyl-tRNA synthetase editing domain-containing protein, producing the protein MKVLVMYVDEFSYQPAQKNLEEVEDITEGAQFSDSILAFIQVEESDEEKDVKSREKKLVNHLKWTARKNNCKRVILHSFAHLSESKASVDFTKELFDLAEKRLQNADFKTAQTPFGYFLDLNIKAPGFSLARIWATL; encoded by the coding sequence ATGAAGGTATTGGTAATGTATGTTGATGAGTTTTCGTACCAGCCGGCACAAAAAAACCTGGAGGAAGTTGAGGATATTACGGAAGGTGCACAATTTTCAGATTCAATTTTAGCTTTTATTCAGGTAGAAGAAAGCGACGAAGAAAAAGATGTGAAAAGCCGGGAGAAAAAACTGGTTAATCACCTGAAATGGACCGCGCGAAAAAACAACTGTAAACGTGTAATTCTTCACTCGTTTGCCCACCTTTCGGAATCAAAAGCATCGGTTGACTTTACCAAAGAACTCTTCGATTTGGCTGAAAAACGACTTCAAAATGCCGATTTCAAAACCGCACAAACTCCTTTTGGTTATTTCCTCGACCTGAATATCAAAGCCCCGGGATTTTCTCTGGCGCGTATTTGGGCAACACTTTAG
- a CDS encoding heme-binding domain-containing protein, translating to MRRLVRFLIITLLLAFIVIQFFQPEKNNEGISSNHIFKQVEVPKNIQNLLTTSCLDCHSNHTNYWWYNHIAPISWMVSDHISEGKSELNFSEWGTMDIFEKITILEEICQETERKSMPLKSYSAIHTKAKLSDEQIAELCDWTTKLAEELLADAASE from the coding sequence ATGCGCCGACTAGTTCGATTTTTAATCATAACATTGCTGCTTGCTTTTATCGTTATCCAGTTTTTTCAACCCGAAAAAAATAACGAAGGAATAAGCAGCAATCATATTTTTAAGCAGGTAGAAGTTCCTAAAAATATCCAAAATCTATTAACAACGTCCTGCCTGGATTGCCACTCGAACCATACAAACTACTGGTGGTACAACCACATTGCACCAATTTCGTGGATGGTGAGCGATCATATTTCCGAAGGGAAATCAGAACTTAATTTTTCGGAATGGGGCACTATGGATATTTTTGAAAAGATTACAATACTGGAAGAAATTTGCCAGGAAACGGAACGTAAATCAATGCCGTTAAAATCCTACAGTGCCATTCATACAAAAGCAAAATTAAGCGACGAACAAATTGCCGAGCTTTGCGACTGGACGACAAAACTGGCCGAAGAATTGCTTGCTGATGCTGCCAGCGAGTAA
- a CDS encoding heme-binding domain-containing protein has product MKKSLSILIALFFVLSLVALGTNKPTKSKAIPNNVKEVIQNSCYGCHNTDSRNEDGKKELDFNKLDSLSKIKMISTYKEIGEVLEKNEMPPKKFLERFPDKALSEDHKQLLLDWSKKEAEAVVKGM; this is encoded by the coding sequence ATGAAAAAGTCACTATCAATTCTTATTGCACTCTTTTTTGTTCTTAGTTTGGTGGCATTGGGCACCAATAAACCAACAAAGTCTAAGGCCATACCAAACAACGTGAAAGAAGTAATTCAGAATTCGTGTTATGGATGCCACAACACCGACTCAAGAAACGAAGACGGAAAAAAGGAACTCGATTTTAATAAACTCGACAGCCTTTCGAAAATAAAAATGATTAGTACTTACAAAGAAATTGGCGAAGTACTTGAGAAAAACGAAATGCCACCAAAAAAATTTCTGGAAAGATTTCCGGACAAAGCTTTAAGCGAAGATCATAAACAACTATTATTGGATTGGTCGAAAAAAGAAGCAGAAGCCGTAGTTAAAGGAATGTAA
- a CDS encoding T9SS type A sorting domain-containing protein, which produces MRLYIPVLVFFILLCNSVSAQLSEGGFPLQVVTLKSTEKAFVKMPVLKQSVVEAAMVANKTSDAQLKALTFAHAFNVDFSPSNSGVWYSTNAGFNVWRLTISSRNAYSLNLIFDDFELNNKGRLFIYNEDNNQYLGAFTSRNNKPSHKFAVAPVAGDQITVQYEVPEEEGTPDDFTITRVNHDFMGILKSDRRPISGKPAGECNIDVNCEIGDRWSEVKNAVVRLIVDGRDVCTGTLINNTAEDKKPYVLSASHCYRKWEYAETSVYTFNYESPYCAPLDGDPIHTLSGAIMKAHYDSLDFALVELDDLPPPDFRPYYAGWDRSSVLPDSSVTIHHPLGNIKKISIDYDVPEYVTFSSSSIKNPTNGSFNILRWDEGVTEVGSSGAALFNMKKQVIGTLSGGAAYCGSPVDDYFARFAMQWDFSSDTTKQLKHWLDPLETGTLLLSGKQFNTNEDLCNAFTNLTDTDEHRNIAITVSGETEGYWGGTNSVGITEIVERFSINGDEILDGVSFGVGKLVTNNNNSRITVKVYDGDTYPTNLLYSKEVIIDNWAENAMNFVSFDQMVEPSGDFFVGFELSGINADDTFVIFQSLREYEDAANHLYLRQNGRWESFSSLNTQNYAMVNVMELVACNYSFITDTPTVEQPKNVWLYPNPTSGELNLESDKRIDVENVVVYNLIGQEIETSVIKTDNFRVKLNLRGKTAGVYFVRFPYGNTFVTRKVSYLP; this is translated from the coding sequence ATGCGTTTGTATATTCCAGTTTTAGTGTTTTTTATTTTATTGTGTAACTCGGTAAGTGCACAGTTATCGGAGGGAGGTTTTCCGTTGCAGGTTGTTACTTTAAAAAGCACCGAAAAGGCGTTTGTAAAAATGCCGGTATTAAAACAAAGTGTGGTTGAGGCGGCAATGGTTGCAAATAAAACATCTGACGCGCAGTTGAAGGCATTAACTTTTGCACATGCTTTTAATGTCGATTTTAGTCCGTCAAATTCAGGTGTGTGGTATTCAACAAACGCAGGTTTTAACGTTTGGCGCCTCACTATTTCATCGAGAAATGCTTATTCGCTTAATCTTATTTTCGATGATTTTGAGTTAAACAACAAAGGGCGTTTATTTATTTATAACGAAGATAATAATCAATATCTCGGCGCTTTTACGTCGCGAAACAATAAACCTTCGCATAAATTTGCCGTAGCACCGGTTGCTGGTGACCAAATTACAGTACAATACGAAGTGCCTGAAGAAGAGGGAACTCCGGATGATTTTACGATTACCAGGGTTAACCACGATTTTATGGGCATTTTGAAATCCGACCGGCGTCCTATAAGCGGAAAGCCTGCCGGAGAATGTAATATTGATGTGAACTGCGAAATAGGTGATCGTTGGAGTGAGGTAAAAAATGCAGTTGTACGCTTAATTGTTGATGGCAGGGACGTATGTACCGGAACACTGATTAACAATACCGCGGAAGACAAAAAGCCTTATGTTTTGTCGGCATCGCATTGTTACCGTAAGTGGGAATATGCAGAGACCTCGGTTTATACTTTTAATTACGAAAGTCCTTATTGCGCTCCTTTAGATGGTGATCCTATTCATACGCTTTCTGGTGCAATTATGAAAGCACATTACGATAGCCTGGATTTTGCACTGGTAGAATTGGACGATCTGCCACCGCCCGATTTCAGGCCATATTATGCTGGTTGGGATCGATCGTCGGTGTTACCCGATTCGTCGGTAACGATTCATCATCCGTTGGGTAATATCAAGAAAATATCGATTGATTACGATGTGCCTGAGTATGTAACTTTTTCTTCTTCCTCGATTAAAAATCCAACAAACGGATCGTTTAATATATTGCGTTGGGACGAGGGAGTTACAGAAGTTGGATCTTCGGGAGCAGCATTGTTTAATATGAAAAAACAGGTTATCGGGACTTTATCAGGAGGAGCTGCTTATTGTGGGAGTCCGGTGGACGATTATTTTGCTCGCTTTGCAATGCAGTGGGACTTTAGTTCCGACACGACAAAGCAATTAAAACATTGGCTCGACCCTTTGGAAACAGGAACTTTGTTGTTAAGTGGAAAACAATTTAATACCAATGAAGACTTGTGTAATGCATTCACAAATCTAACTGATACGGATGAACATAGAAACATTGCCATAACTGTTTCAGGCGAAACAGAAGGGTATTGGGGCGGAACTAATTCGGTCGGAATAACCGAAATTGTAGAACGTTTTTCGATCAACGGAGATGAAATTCTGGATGGAGTTTCGTTTGGCGTTGGAAAACTGGTAACCAATAACAACAATAGCCGGATAACCGTGAAAGTGTACGATGGCGACACTTATCCCACTAATCTGCTTTACAGTAAAGAGGTAATAATTGATAACTGGGCTGAAAATGCTATGAACTTTGTCAGTTTTGATCAGATGGTTGAGCCTTCGGGGGATTTTTTCGTAGGTTTTGAATTAAGTGGCATTAATGCTGATGATACCTTTGTAATCTTTCAATCACTGCGTGAATATGAAGATGCAGCTAACCATCTTTATTTACGGCAAAACGGTCGTTGGGAAAGTTTTTCATCGCTGAATACCCAAAACTACGCCATGGTTAATGTTATGGAGTTAGTTGCCTGTAACTACAGTTTCATAACGGATACACCAACTGTGGAGCAACCTAAAAATGTTTGGTTGTATCCAAATCCAACATCTGGCGAACTAAACCTTGAGTCGGATAAAAGAATTGATGTGGAGAATGTTGTGGTGTATAACTTAATAGGACAGGAAATAGAAACGTCAGTTATAAAGACTGATAATTTCCGTGTAAAACTAAATCTTCGCGGAAAAACTGCAGGTGTTTATTTTGTGCGTTTTCCTTACGGAAATACTTTTGTTACCCGAAAAGTCTCGTATCTTCCATGA
- a CDS encoding redoxin domain-containing protein, with the protein MTRFVFLFLLFLSFQLNAQHYNIEFQLDEAPNKTVQLAYHYLGKIYAADSAQLDAKGHGVFTGDTILPQGLYKILVDKDHHFDFLLGADQDFKISNSSYEAKDAKIEGSAESEAFVDYINFLADLQQQSASLNVAYRNANATERDKIAQQREALNNKMYDYWAMIDKKFPDSFLYKFLTANYVPKLDESTLPKEVKENDSLLLMAQFNYQKKHFWDYFDYTDERYLYTPFYKNKLETWFNKVLYPAYDSVKPYVYQFIEDIKPNKRLFQFATSFFLNSSINSNIMGMDALFVDIARDYYLSGEAFWATDESMKAIRENVLFIQDNLIGEIAPDLTLESFDGEFINLHQIESKLTVVLIYEPNCSHCKVFVPEFYKEVYLPNKDKGLTVYAIYSMDNKNEWTEFLAKHDMFDWINVWDPKHTSRFKIKYDARKTPGVYLLDKDKKIIGKKMTVKQLKEIIPMKLN; encoded by the coding sequence ATGACACGATTCGTATTTCTGTTTCTACTTTTTTTAAGTTTCCAGCTTAACGCACAGCACTATAATATTGAATTCCAGCTTGACGAAGCCCCAAATAAAACGGTTCAGCTGGCATACCATTATCTCGGAAAAATATATGCTGCCGACTCTGCCCAACTCGATGCTAAAGGGCATGGCGTATTTACAGGCGACACTATTCTCCCCCAAGGGTTGTATAAAATACTGGTTGATAAAGACCACCATTTTGATTTTCTATTGGGTGCCGATCAGGATTTTAAAATAAGCAATTCCTCCTATGAGGCTAAGGATGCGAAAATAGAAGGCTCCGCAGAGTCAGAAGCTTTTGTCGATTATATAAATTTTCTGGCAGATCTGCAGCAACAGAGCGCCTCATTAAATGTAGCCTACCGAAATGCCAATGCCACAGAAAGAGACAAAATTGCCCAACAACGAGAAGCACTAAACAACAAAATGTACGATTACTGGGCAATGATTGATAAAAAGTTCCCCGACTCATTTCTCTACAAATTTTTAACGGCTAATTACGTTCCAAAACTCGATGAATCAACGCTGCCAAAAGAAGTTAAGGAGAACGATTCCTTGCTGCTGATGGCTCAATTCAACTACCAGAAAAAACATTTTTGGGATTATTTCGACTACACCGACGAACGCTATTTGTATACTCCTTTTTATAAAAACAAACTGGAAACCTGGTTCAACAAAGTATTGTACCCTGCCTATGATTCGGTAAAGCCTTATGTTTACCAATTTATTGAAGACATAAAACCCAATAAACGCCTGTTCCAGTTTGCCACATCTTTTTTTCTGAATAGCAGCATTAACAGCAATATTATGGGTATGGACGCCTTATTTGTTGATATTGCCCGCGACTATTATTTGAGTGGCGAAGCTTTTTGGGCAACAGACGAATCGATGAAGGCCATTCGCGAGAATGTACTTTTCATACAAGACAACCTGATTGGTGAAATTGCTCCCGACCTCACACTGGAAAGTTTTGATGGCGAATTTATCAACCTGCACCAAATAGAATCAAAATTAACAGTAGTTCTTATTTATGAGCCCAATTGTTCACATTGTAAGGTTTTTGTTCCCGAATTCTATAAAGAAGTATACCTGCCTAACAAGGACAAAGGCCTGACGGTGTATGCCATTTATTCTATGGACAACAAAAACGAATGGACCGAGTTTTTAGCCAAACACGATATGTTCGACTGGATAAATGTTTGGGATCCGAAACATACCTCACGTTTTAAAATAAAGTACGATGCCCGAAAAACACCCGGCGTTTACCTGCTCGATAAGGACAAAAAAATAATTGGTAAAAAAATGACGGTTAAGCAATTAAAAGAAATAATTCCAATGAAGTTGAACTAA
- a CDS encoding glycosyltransferase family A protein produces the protein MLSINIPVYNVEVVDLVNDLHQQAKGLEIDFEIRVYDDGSDEIFKSLNRIIKSKPNIVYQEMAKNLGRAGVRNKLGVDSQYEWLLFIDADSKVISPNYLKNYLEDRNKNRVLCGGTAYAKQKPDDPEKLFRWTYGTKREAVSALVRNRSKGFIITSNNFFIAKEFFDRVHFREEIREYGHEDTLLGYDLFCADVEIFHIDNPLEHTGLESAQAFLRKSCLALENLKKIGEEFLENDQMFYRQVNFLRKYKRITFFIPSRTIGRFFRKYREKMEQNLKGARPSLFVFDLYKLGYYAGIKNR, from the coding sequence ATGCTTTCGATAAATATCCCGGTATATAATGTTGAAGTGGTGGATTTGGTTAACGACCTGCATCAACAGGCTAAAGGTTTAGAGATTGATTTTGAAATCAGGGTTTATGACGATGGCTCGGATGAGATCTTTAAATCGTTGAACCGCATAATTAAAAGTAAACCCAATATTGTGTATCAGGAAATGGCTAAAAACCTTGGTAGGGCTGGTGTTCGTAATAAACTTGGGGTCGACTCGCAGTATGAATGGTTGTTGTTTATTGATGCTGATTCGAAAGTTATAAGCCCGAACTATTTAAAAAACTATCTGGAAGATAGAAATAAGAATCGGGTGTTATGCGGTGGTACAGCTTATGCGAAACAAAAACCGGACGATCCTGAAAAACTGTTTCGGTGGACTTACGGAACAAAACGAGAAGCCGTATCGGCATTAGTTCGTAACCGCAGCAAAGGTTTTATAATTACTTCCAATAACTTTTTTATTGCAAAAGAATTTTTTGATCGTGTGCACTTTCGGGAAGAAATACGTGAATACGGGCACGAAGATACCTTGTTGGGGTACGACCTGTTTTGTGCAGACGTTGAGATCTTTCATATTGATAATCCGTTGGAACATACCGGCCTTGAAAGTGCTCAGGCATTTTTAAGAAAGAGTTGTTTAGCGCTGGAAAACCTGAAAAAGATAGGAGAGGAGTTCCTTGAAAATGACCAAATGTTTTACCGCCAGGTAAACTTTTTACGAAAATATAAACGGATAACATTTTTTATTCCATCGCGAACTATAGGGCGATTTTTCAGAAAGTACCGCGAAAAGATGGAGCAAAATTTAAAAGGAGCTCGTCCATCATTATTTGTTTTCGATTTGTATAAGCTGGGCTACTATGCGGGCATAAAAAACCGCTGA
- a CDS encoding sigma-70 family RNA polymerase sigma factor: MNQKIDSLDTLYQNIHQEVIDQCKEGSQKAQFQLYKLYYKAMFSVSLRIVNDQMEAEDVMQEAFLSAFKKIETYKGEVSFGAWLKRIVVNRSLDYLKKRKVQFEEVNERTTQIAESHVDTRELDARVLKQAIRELSDGYRVVLSLYLIEGYDHDEISQILGISNSASRTQLLRAKNKLRDILKGKEIFSYN, from the coding sequence TTGAATCAGAAAATTGATAGTTTGGATACACTTTACCAAAATATTCATCAGGAAGTCATCGATCAGTGCAAAGAAGGAAGCCAGAAGGCGCAATTCCAGCTGTACAAGCTTTATTACAAAGCCATGTTCAGTGTAAGTCTGCGGATTGTAAATGACCAGATGGAAGCCGAAGATGTAATGCAGGAAGCCTTTTTAAGTGCATTTAAAAAGATAGAAACGTACAAAGGCGAAGTAAGCTTCGGGGCATGGTTAAAGCGTATTGTTGTAAACCGTTCATTGGATTATTTAAAGAAACGAAAAGTACAATTTGAGGAGGTAAACGAACGTACTACACAAATTGCCGAAAGCCACGTAGATACGCGCGAACTGGACGCCCGGGTTCTAAAACAGGCAATAAGGGAACTTTCTGACGGCTACCGGGTTGTGTTAAGTCTTTATTTGATTGAAGGGTACGACCACGATGAGATTAGCCAGATTTTGGGCATATCGAATTCAGCTTCGAGAACCCAGCTGCTGAGAGCGAAGAATAAGTTACGAGATATACTGAAAGGGAAGGAAATATTTTCATACAATTAA
- a CDS encoding U32 family peptidase — translation MQKPELLLPVGNPESFYAALRGGANAIFLGLKQFNARGRAKNFTNGQLVTILEEAKKKNILVYITLNTVIKNSEIPELLDYLNFLNQVGVNGVIIQDWGVFYIARTYFPNLVLHASTQMGIHNSTGANYAHKKGIERVVLARELTLPELAKICKKSKVETEVFIHGALCYSFSGMCLYSSYAGGRGANRGLCTQPCRRTYTAKNSHQYLFNLKDNQQIDLVNRFAKMGVTSLKVEGRMKSGEYTYRVAQAYRTALDEPDQLEKAKQLLSLDFGREKTAYFMGKDVNEAISEKTVAGVFLGKVERIKGQDIWLSSKMNVEPGFRLRFHIPGTEKQETVKVREVVEDNGLFKIHSGGKQVKSNSEVYLSGISDVKFPSKLEDKNAQIKQLKYGHKQKILGALKGRENGRKEEFYFRINSMEWLKKMNLNEMEGLFLAFSKITWSRFDPEVLFIQKFKEKIYIELPKFIQQDALQFFRELIAKMVKCGLRNFVISHVSQLDLIPPKCRIIANENVYVFNDAAARFIKNEGVSLFSYPQEIDFETLFSLSHKDGIVPVYFYPELFHSRMPIAMKDESDELVDDMNIKLQRFRRNGITSIVPQVPVSISQSKNKLKKNGFSRFLIDLSYEPVSKHRAKTVKSRILRSEQIQPSNTFNFNKGLK, via the coding sequence ATGCAAAAACCGGAACTTCTTTTACCCGTTGGAAATCCTGAATCGTTTTATGCTGCATTGCGCGGTGGAGCCAATGCCATTTTCCTGGGATTAAAACAATTTAACGCCCGCGGAAGGGCAAAGAATTTTACCAACGGGCAGCTTGTTACTATTCTGGAAGAAGCCAAAAAGAAAAACATTCTTGTTTACATTACTCTAAATACGGTAATAAAAAACAGTGAAATCCCGGAATTGCTAGATTATCTGAATTTTTTGAATCAGGTTGGTGTTAACGGTGTGATTATTCAGGATTGGGGCGTTTTTTATATTGCACGAACGTATTTTCCGAATTTGGTGTTGCATGCCAGCACTCAAATGGGGATTCATAATTCAACCGGAGCCAATTATGCCCATAAAAAGGGGATTGAACGTGTCGTTTTGGCTCGTGAACTTACACTTCCGGAACTGGCTAAAATATGCAAAAAGAGCAAGGTTGAAACAGAAGTATTTATTCATGGGGCACTGTGTTATTCTTTTTCAGGAATGTGTCTTTACAGCAGTTATGCCGGGGGCAGGGGAGCCAATCGCGGACTTTGCACACAGCCTTGCCGACGAACTTATACCGCCAAAAATTCGCATCAGTATCTCTTTAATTTAAAAGATAACCAGCAAATTGATTTGGTTAACCGATTCGCAAAAATGGGAGTGACAAGTTTAAAAGTTGAGGGGCGCATGAAATCGGGGGAATACACGTATCGTGTGGCGCAAGCCTACCGAACTGCGCTTGACGAACCTGATCAATTGGAAAAAGCCAAACAACTTTTATCGCTTGATTTTGGACGCGAGAAAACCGCCTATTTTATGGGAAAAGATGTAAACGAGGCCATATCAGAAAAAACGGTTGCCGGTGTTTTCCTTGGTAAAGTTGAACGGATTAAAGGACAGGATATTTGGTTGTCGTCGAAAATGAATGTTGAGCCGGGATTTCGTTTGCGTTTTCATATTCCGGGGACCGAAAAGCAGGAAACTGTAAAAGTGCGCGAAGTAGTTGAAGATAATGGTTTGTTTAAAATTCATTCGGGAGGAAAGCAGGTGAAAAGCAATAGCGAAGTTTATTTATCAGGGATTAGCGATGTTAAGTTTCCATCGAAATTAGAAGATAAAAATGCTCAAATTAAGCAGTTAAAATACGGACACAAACAAAAGATTTTAGGTGCTTTAAAAGGCAGAGAAAATGGCCGCAAAGAAGAGTTTTATTTTCGCATCAACTCCATGGAATGGCTGAAAAAGATGAACCTGAATGAAATGGAAGGATTGTTTCTTGCATTTTCAAAAATTACCTGGAGCCGCTTTGACCCCGAGGTGCTGTTTATTCAAAAGTTTAAGGAAAAAATATACATTGAATTGCCGAAATTTATTCAGCAGGATGCCTTGCAGTTTTTCCGCGAGTTAATTGCCAAAATGGTAAAATGCGGATTACGCAACTTTGTTATCAGCCATGTTTCGCAACTGGATCTGATTCCGCCAAAGTGCCGCATTATTGCTAACGAAAATGTATATGTTTTTAACGATGCCGCTGCCCGTTTTATCAAAAACGAAGGAGTAAGTCTGTTTTCTTATCCGCAGGAAATTGATTTTGAAACCCTGTTCTCGTTATCGCACAAAGACGGAATTGTGCCGGTTTATTTTTATCCTGAGCTTTTCCATTCGCGAATGCCAATTGCGATGAAAGATGAGAGTGATGAGCTGGTGGATGATATGAACATTAAGTTGCAGCGTTTTCGCCGAAATGGAATTACGTCCATTGTTCCGCAGGTTCCGGTTTCCATTTCGCAATCGAAAAACAAGCTAAAAAAGAATGGCTTTTCAAGGTTTTTAATTGATTTAAGTTACGAGCCGGTTTCGAAACACCGCGCAAAAACGGTTAAAAGCCGTATTCTGCGATCGGAGCAAATTCAACCATCAAATACCTTTAATTTTAATAAAGGCCTGAAGTAG